The following is a genomic window from Asterias amurensis chromosome 8, ASM3211899v1.
gcatttccCGTTATCCTAATTGACTACATTATTACGGGCTTGTGCATTCAGCCACTTAACGTAATTTTGTTAAAGTAATTTGGTGTATTTGTACTTATCGCGTCGATACAGCTGTCATTAGACAAAGTAAGTAAGTTTCTGTGACAAAGTGGACTTTAGAAGTGTAGGAAAGCTGAGAAGAGCAGCGATTGAAGGTGAACAGCGACTCCAGGAGTGCGTCCCCAGAAGATGAGGCGGCCACGAAACCAGGTCTTtgcctagacttgattcaagcccctttctcgtgcgagaggtccctaaaGCAAATCCGCCGTCAAAATGCAGCTATTGCAGTCCCGataatgcagagcatcacaaaaaatagttttctggcgatggcacgggattgggactttaATCAACAAGTCTAGTCTTTGCCAATGATGACGATGACCTTGGTGATTTCGTTCCTTGATCTTTTCATTGTCACTGAAAAGAGACACAACTCATTTAGGACTCCGGAGTCAACAAGGTGCTAGATGACTAAAAATAAGAATACAGGTTTTTGTGAAAGGTTACGAAGGTGCCAGATACAAAGTGTCAACAAATTTGTAccagtgttaaaggcactatgTGTCCAACGTTATACAAAATCTAAGCCTGTGGCTGTTCAAGTTGGGCGCAACTTGAAGTAAAGgcaaagtgtttgtttttagaatCCTTCTATTGGTTTAATCCTCTTGTACTATTTTTTTactcttattttttgtttatattgcttTTAAATTTCCGTGACATTCTTAAATGTTTTACGTAATTTTTATATCGTAATTTTATCTTGtgattttatgtttacttttaacatgttagtttgttcgcagggcccaaatggaaaccagttttgttttactgatttggctcaccctgggtaaataaatgaaatgaataaataaataaatcctttaaaaaaatgtagatGCACACAAGACAagtaacatgtgaacatttcatcccaaaaaggtggtcacgtttttgagatatcgctgaaaatccggagcgagtATTATGTCCATGCggaaagaataatccctaatagctAGGAATTCACAATCTGATAAGCATTCTCAGATtcgaattcatacaaaattgaTATTATGTATTTGTACATAACCACACTATACTTCGAAggaaaatgtttctcaaaatgctttatcgaaagctgctgaaGGCTTTTTATCAATAGTTTTAATGCCATTAATCTTAAGAGTGATTACGAAACATAAGcacaagacactattggtaatattacgTAAAATCGAATATTAACACAAGAGGGCGTGCTCACTTGCTCCCACACATTTCAGTGTTACTATTCTGTGGTACAAACTGTcatcatttgtttgtttaaaacattattatgtCAATTTTGGAGATTTCAAGGAACACGACACTCCCAATCTAAAGAGACAAAGTGCAGCTATATGTAAACATTCAATGTCGGTTTTCGGGaattaatattaattatcaACTAGTTATTTAGGTCCTACCATGTCCTACGCAATTTGTAAACTAGCGTTTCCATATAAATACGTATTAATAAGTTAAATCATTATATAATCGTATATGGGaggatggccttagctttcgaacCCCATTCTACCCCAATGTTCAAACCAACCGGATCTTTTTCAGATGCATGAACATAAATATaaccaataacaaaaaacaatcataCCAGTTTAACTAATATAACAGCTTCCTTGGTGCTTTTAGaatattgttttcttctttgtgtcttttttttctgattttttctcctttttcgATTAATGACTTTTTCTTATACGGTGCTGTGgccaatatgctgccgatcatTGTGAATTAATTAAACTTCAAGAATTGTGATTGTCCACTCCGGCACACAGGCCCTCCAACAATAAATCAACACATGCAACAGCCGTCTAGCTTCAACAGGCAACTACCGTCGTTATGCACCAGTGTACACGCACAGGAAACCACTCTGCAGCTGCAGGTGCATAGGGGTTCCGTGTGGACGACATACATGAGCATACAATTATAATTACACTGCAGGTCGATCAATAGACCAATCTGCGAGGAATGACATGTTGGTGGGTAAATAAATGACAATATCCTTGTAAGTTGATGCCGAAATGAAGATCATTTGACGGCAGGAATGGAAGGGGACGACTGGATGTTGTACATGGTGAGACGTGAAGTCAAGATGGATCGTTAACCGTACTTGTTGTGGGTCGTGCAAGTGCAAAATACCGGGCTGTGTGCGCCTTGCGTGATAGCCACATTCAGGAATGCCTATTATTAACAACAGCACCAACAGCCAGTTCGACAATGGTGGCCATTATTTGCTCATCGCTATAGTCATGGTGGTATAGACATAGCGAGCCGCTGAGCCAAAACACAGCAGGTAACGTGAATACATTGATATCGAATTGTACGCTTGGAATTCCATTCGTATCATCATGACAGATTCGGGGTTTGGAACCGTTGACAGTTCTACGGTTTCCTCCGGTACCCCAATGGATATGTGGAACGACACCATGGAGTCTACGACCGAGATGGCGTGGGAGAATATCACACTTTCTACGGCAGCATCATGGATAAACGGCAGCACGAACTCGATGGACCTCAACAACAGTTCAGGGTATCTAACCCCAGACGTAACCCTCGAATCCAATTCCACAACTGGTTTTGTGAATGCCACTAGTTGGATTACCTCTACCGTAACCAGTAGCTCAACAGCTGCTTTGACAACGTCAGAACCAGTTCCAGCTTCAGGAGTTGCGATTGCAGCAGCCGTATTTATGgtcatttttcttcttcttgctcTAGCAGGAAATGTTTGCTGCCTGATTGCTCTCAGACACAAAACCTTAGAGAAAGCTGTCGCGATCTATACCTTCTTGGGCAACCTCTGTGCTGTTCAGTTCAGTGATAGTATCCTAAACATGAGCCTGATCATTGGAGCTGCTTCCAGTGGCGGCTGGCCGTTTGGAATCTTCATGTGCCAGTTCAGTGCCTTCATTTTAAACCTACTCAACGCAGAATCCATTCTAGCTTTGACTTTGCTCGCCCTTGACCGCTTGCTAGCGGTGAAATGGCCTGAAACTTACAGCAATATGAACAGGGCCAAAGCCAGCTTCATCACAGGGTATGCATGGCTCCACGGTACCCTCTTCACACTCTTTATCCTAGCTGGGGTCATTCCTTCCGAATACCTCCCAGACTGCTACCTCTGCTCAGTTTCATCGGGGACAGGTTATGTGTACGtcgtgtttttttcattattttgctACATTCTCCCGCTGATCATCATCATTTCAATGTATGGCGTCATCGTTAAGGTGGCTGTAGACGAGAAGCCAACAGTGCAGAACTTTAATGCCGAGCTGCACTACGCCAACAGGCTAGGTCGTCGGTCAAAGCTTTGGAGCGAACTCAGACGAGCTAAGGTCATCGGGGCACTTGTAATCTTTTGGTGTGTGTTTCAAGGTCCTTACCTAGCCTTGCAGACTGTCTACCTTTACGGTAACTCCAGCTATCCAAGTGAAACTGATAATGTTTTCTCATCTGATCTGAAGACTGCCTTCACGTGGATGCGATTCTGCTATCCGTGGATCGTCTCCGTCGTGGTCATCGTAGGCTTCCCAGAGGTCAGGGAAGAGTTCGTCAGCTCCGTTTGCCACAAAAACAACACAGTCAACTCCGGGATGGGAAAGCAAGAGATGCTGGCCAAACCAGGCGTGCGGACGTCCTGGACGAGCGATGCATCAAATAGCCGACCATCAACTCTAGGTCGATCATTCCAGGTCCCCGTCCTGTTTGCCACATCGGGAGGTCTTCGGCTTCAGATTGGCAACAGTAAGAGAGACAATGACGTGGACAGAGCAGCCGATTACCGGCAAGATGGTTTCCATCCAGACCCAAGGATGAAATACGACCCCACCAAGTCCCGCTACCCTCCACCATTGACCCCAGTACCTCAAGGCAGTGATGAGGAGACTGGTGGAAGTTGGGACCTCCGCACTGGACCAGAAGAGGTCGCCCAGGAGGCCACACTCGTCTCTACCATCAGCTCGTCAGATCCTGAGCGTACCAGGTCGCAAAGTACCTCGTCTAGTTTCCAGCTTTCGTTGACCAGTCGGGAGCTGAAGATGCACCGTAGTTCCTCACCGAAAAGCCCTGTTGGTAGCCCAAGGAATGTGTTGGCAGAGACCCCACCTGGATCTATACCACCATCTGAATCCAGCACACCTCGGTAGTATTGACAGGTGAGTTTGGATGTGTGTGTAAAAGTACAGTGTTCTCCcctaaatgcactggacacctttggtaattgtctaaaaGACAGTAtactctcacttggtatatcccaacataaaaataacaaatctgtgaaaactttcactcaattggtcatcgaagttgcaaaagattgatgaaagaaaacccacccttgttgcacaatgtgtgttctttcagatgcctaatagtAATAACGTCTTCAATTCTTATAATTTTTGaataagaaattacctctttctaaaaaaatatatacttaagagggagccatttctcacactgttttatactatcaactgctctcaatattgcttgttaccaagtaagttgtttttatgctaactgttattttgagtaattaccaatagtgcccagtccCTTTAATTAAAGATTCTGACAAGTTCAACTTTTATTGTGATATTGTTGTTCTTGTGCAAATCCATGATGGGGACATTCACTTTACTTTGAAAGCGACAATTTAATTTACATTCAAGTGCTGTACTCTTTTTTATTTGGAGGGATGGTGTATTGGTTGTGTAGTAGTTAGctacaaaatgttaaaataatatGAACTTTAGGGAGACCATATTCTGAACTCgaaagccatttttttttttttttccccttgatGACTCTATAGTCCGTTGATTAAACTTGGAAGGACTTATTTGACAGTGGATTTTGAAATGTGTTTGTGAAGATAAAATtcatgagaaaaaaattatggaTCAGGGTACAATAAAGCGGAGCAAAATGCTATACAAAATGTGTCAGATGCTACTCAAAAAACACAATTCGCTACTCAAtgttagcattcagtgtgcacaaaataagttcaGGACAAATTTGTTGCTATTCATTATGCAAAACTGCCCGATGGAAGCATTCCCTGGTAATTGATATTATTCAAATCGACGTAGACAGTAACTTGTCTGGTCTCAAAGCGGGAAACAGTAATCTGCATTATCACTGCGTTTTCAAAAAGCCTGCTAGTCTAATCATGGTCTAATAGACTGATTGTCAccagcgcccaatttcatagagctgctaagcacaaaattttgctaagcatgaaatttcttcatggATTACCGACCTATAATTTCCGTTTGtagcatattgcttgttactggtatttagctgttgtttgctcatcctgaaaatcacgtgaaaattttgttggtaaatcCTGTTATTGTCAAGGAAGAagtgtcatgctaagcaaatttgtgtgcttagcagctctatgaaattgggtcctgcacGTTCCTATAAAAAAAAGCATACCAAATCATGTAGAACGTAACACCATAGAGGTAGTACCATGGAGCTATAGAATggtacaccatggaggtagctcaAAGAACGTCTCTAAGCTAATAGAAAGGAAAAAACCGAGGTAAATGTATTTCCTTTGTCTGTGGCCATGGCTGAAACGATCGAGGTGTAAACGTTGCTATGCAAACATAATGGTTGTTAGGTTATGGGTCGGGATAAACCTTTATAGGGAAAAACGTCATAAAGTAAACCTATCAAACACCAAATAGAAATATTCTGTTTGGTCTGAAGTATTGTCAATTTTTGGAATGCGCCAATCCCTGTTCAAAGTTCATgaaaagcataaaacctttacatTGAAATTCTGGTGTAATGTGtattgttgttttactttgagtGTAACTTATTCATAATTTGCTAGTGAAAAAGTCGAAGCATTTATTCATATCTTAAAGTTTCAAGTCAATAAACTCGCCATGCAACCAGTCTGTAAAATTACATCCAATTATGATGTGGTCATTAGCAGAGGGAAAACAAAACACTCACAAAATAACGTAGACCTATCttataaaaacaactgttatgtttcaaaaagaaaaatgaaatacAATATGGGGAAACACCTTGAACCTATTAACCGTCCTTATTCGAcagtggacacatttggtaattgtcaaagactagtcttctcactttgtgtatctcactcaacatatttttatatgcataaacacaaacctgtgaaaatttgagtttatTGGTCGCCTaagatgcgagataacaatggaagaagcatgtaattctgagatctcaaaatcaaatttgtggaaaattacttctttctcaaaaactacgtcacttcagagggagccgtttctcgcaatgttttatactattaataccaagaaaggttttatgcgtataattattttgagaaattaccaatagtgtccactgcctttaaaacggaAGGTATAATACGTTTGGTTACCGACTTAAAATTGTATGCCAAATACAAACTATTGATAAGAAGCCTGCGACAACTATAAAACAAAtcaagtataaagcattttgagaaacggttcACTTAATCACTTATCAATGTGGTTAATTTGTACACAAATATATTAATTGTATGgctcaaaacaaatgttctacaattgttttagtaaatttttattttctcaacacAAATTTGACCCcatatttacccagtcagtttccattgtggttCATTGTTcgatcaataaataaattttagaaataaaaaggggggaaaaaaagagaattaaaaaattatatacAATACCAAAACGTCTGTGAAATCGGAAATGAGTTTACCGTTTTTACAACAACTCTTTTTACAAACCAAACAAGTTTTGGTGATTTCTATTCATCATATTCGAGCAAGTAACCGTTTCGATGATTGTGTTTAAGACATTAAAATCATTCCAtttaggaggggggggggggttcgtgaGTATCGATACCAAGCTGCAATAAAACCCTTGAGATTGAAATTgggttttgaattgaattgaattgaattgaattgaattgaattgtttattCAAGTAtgaaaaatacatgaaatttaaaatccaattgtacagcaacatattaaatattaaaaatgtcaaaattgcACAAGATTCCCCTTTTCCGTTACATAAAAAGCCCTTATTTGTCTACGTAGTTTGTTGGGTGTTGTTTGATTGTTGGGTCTAAATACCATGAGGGTATATCCTATCTCGATGTTCAGATTGTGTGCCTGCAATTGTCTATATCTCACTGATGCAACAAGGGGTCATATAAATACGGACAtgaacaatattttttgttgggCCTTACTTAAAAGCAAGGATTTGGCCCTCAAAGAagctgggtgtttttttttacaacacatACATTagtgtatttttttactttctgtatgttaaaggcagtggacactattggtaataactcaaaatatttatcaccataaaacctttctggattacgagtaatggggagaggttgatggtataaaacattgt
Proteins encoded in this region:
- the LOC139941221 gene encoding uncharacterized protein; this encodes MTDSGFGTVDSSTVSSGTPMDMWNDTMESTTEMAWENITLSTAASWINGSTNSMDLNNSSGYLTPDVTLESNSTTGFVNATSWITSTVTSSSTAALTTSEPVPASGVAIAAAVFMVIFLLLALAGNVCCLIALRHKTLEKAVAIYTFLGNLCAVQFSDSILNMSLIIGAASSGGWPFGIFMCQFSAFILNLLNAESILALTLLALDRLLAVKWPETYSNMNRAKASFITGYAWLHGTLFTLFILAGVIPSEYLPDCYLCSVSSGTGYVYVVFFSLFCYILPLIIIISMYGVIVKVAVDEKPTVQNFNAELHYANRLGRRSKLWSELRRAKVIGALVIFWCVFQGPYLALQTVYLYGNSSYPSETDNVFSSDLKTAFTWMRFCYPWIVSVVVIVGFPEVREEFVSSVCHKNNTVNSGMGKQEMLAKPGVRTSWTSDASNSRPSTLGRSFQVPVLFATSGGLRLQIGNSKRDNDVDRAADYRQDGFHPDPRMKYDPTKSRYPPPLTPVPQGSDEETGGSWDLRTGPEEVAQEATLVSTISSSDPERTRSQSTSSSFQLSLTSRELKMHRSSSPKSPVGSPRNVLAETPPGSIPPSESSTPR